A single Altererythrobacter sp. BO-6 DNA region contains:
- a CDS encoding crotonase/enoyl-CoA hydratase family protein, which translates to MSLLQIKFAGHVTTLTINRAESMNPLGQAGDGDAFTAACDAINRDLNVRCVILTGAGRAFSAGGDIKAMKARSGSFGGTPPGISDSYRDNIHRMLRALYGLRVPLISAVNGPAIGLGCDVACLGDIRIASESAKFGVTFLKLGLIPGDGGTWILPRIIGEARAAELFYTGDVIDATTALDWGLVSRVVPQEALMEEVEELARKVAAMPPHALRHAKNLMRQGREVSYDTALELAANAQALMHLTDDHMEGVDALIEKRAPSFKGS; encoded by the coding sequence ATGTCATTGCTTCAGATCAAATTCGCCGGCCACGTCACCACGCTGACCATCAACCGGGCCGAGAGCATGAACCCGCTCGGCCAGGCGGGGGACGGCGACGCCTTCACCGCTGCCTGCGATGCAATCAACCGCGACCTCAATGTCCGCTGCGTGATCCTGACCGGCGCCGGGCGCGCGTTCAGCGCGGGCGGTGACATCAAGGCGATGAAGGCGCGTTCGGGCAGTTTCGGCGGCACTCCGCCGGGCATCTCGGACAGCTATCGCGACAATATCCACCGCATGCTGCGCGCGCTTTACGGCTTGCGCGTGCCGCTGATTTCGGCGGTCAATGGCCCCGCGATCGGGCTCGGCTGCGATGTCGCCTGCCTCGGCGATATCCGCATTGCCAGCGAGAGTGCGAAATTCGGCGTGACCTTCCTCAAGCTGGGCCTGATCCCCGGCGACGGCGGCACCTGGATCCTGCCACGCATCATTGGCGAGGCGCGCGCGGCCGAGCTGTTCTACACCGGCGACGTAATCGACGCGACAACCGCGCTCGACTGGGGCCTGGTCAGCCGGGTGGTGCCGCAGGAGGCGCTGATGGAGGAGGTTGAGGAGCTCGCGCGCAAGGTCGCCGCCATGCCGCCGCACGCGCTGCGCCACGCCAAGAACCTGATGCGGCAAGGGCGCGAGGTGAGTTACGACACCGCGCTGGAACTTGCGGCCAATGCCCAGGCGCTGATGCACCTTACCGATGACCATATGGAAGGCGTCGACGCGCTGATCGAAAAGCGCGCGCCCAGCTTCAAGGGCAGCTGA
- a CDS encoding UrcA family protein has protein sequence MKSYKHATAILTVAGLLALALPATAQEPEIVITGKMPLPEGTEPVTQVVRIADLDLTTPKGKAAMEKRVKAAIKRVCWSQARPARWEVKDAEECDAFAWAGARPQMKQAIEKAKGS, from the coding sequence ATGAAGAGCTATAAACACGCAACGGCGATCCTTACTGTGGCCGGCCTGCTCGCGCTCGCCTTGCCGGCAACCGCTCAGGAGCCGGAGATTGTCATCACTGGCAAGATGCCGCTCCCGGAAGGCACCGAGCCGGTGACTCAGGTTGTGCGTATCGCAGACCTCGACCTCACAACCCCCAAAGGCAAAGCCGCGATGGAAAAGCGTGTGAAAGCAGCGATCAAGCGAGTCTGCTGGTCCCAGGCCAGACCCGCCAGATGGGAGGTGAAGGATGCGGAGGAATGTGACGCCTTTGCTTGGGCAGGCGCCCGTCCGCAAATGAAGCAGGCGATCGAGAAGGCGAAGGGCAGTTGA